One Mya arenaria isolate MELC-2E11 chromosome 7, ASM2691426v1 genomic window carries:
- the LOC128241620 gene encoding uncharacterized protein LOC128241620, with protein sequence MDNVKKRVDMFEKLSREQNIPNEVVKLKTKTTNRPGKAVQRRISMFENMSDKQNIPTNGLKSQPKFQNEVEKTNKFIEECFADKTKCPFDGRLRRLNKTEIDHIIAFCDGVQIQKGRFADDLCGSVHFNSKSLPGLNIPVALKDIQTKNVDAKNSMKNEEMAAILRHFAVVPTFAKYKSPDENRICFLSAFMINGDLEEVLKDDNVRAIRRESIILSRKLRTKIMLQIAQGIAFLHSSTENKKGLLHLDIKSANIFLDSKFNARIGDFGNAREVKSLKNKQKPECDSYYGTHGYLPEKISTISKELDYFAFGVTMLELLTGENPCSVDFGQYCQIRLEQCRKIEQIVEQLQDTLQKGDRRQSLCSTKCKTRINNVTVHKIVKSAIATLNCSCDDDDNTCIEKQCRNMMSETHEEIMTNNMCESCLEFKQGIKTSISDLEKLKEKLLCRSSHPEWLRDLKDNEELCKCFHGKMHRFFKWKINKNEIDIALNCLKVVSSQSNFSFQNDVVSKHLNIVRKKDLCRWNKPPGDNCEICLINPRMSYSIDSEMFVHTKSCVSHIIVCSECANSHYLNPVECHSCDDGHPLTSGQNTAVICIAGGGEGADIFLNDAIKVKQTFQDMFNSPDKYHFLIKPNEETYRKRLKREIEGINENEDISTLIFFYSGHGSPEKLEPSNKEVITKDKFETYLKRLHYVSKVFSYFDCCFPFTINGSMQKSDSEKSSVKSSEKNFKKSSEKSSKKSSVKSFQYKAATNSTACSVLEEMKQSVFTTLFLQALKLNTEKINCFHVKDCKVCIRYKEKFMDKLCYVDSDDIFSYIEDHRVQGVDFTPSKATTGGEVIKEDRLFVPANKLVKLQVRLILPKQNIERDELNSDEYRYVNPRLEFNDIRIGLFKDMFGKDIGEDLHEYADVLSIKVAATGNECLSSKDLFEIWTSKRLVDVSLRKNDDIEEGRIGIFIEVDEQKKHQDGIELVLQHLFNSSYSPFHDLSSYLKQRDDFEQTSITLTVPYNYCKFVCFELKNWKR encoded by the exons ATGGATAACGTCAAGAAACGTGTGgatatgtttgaaaaactgtCCCGAGAACAAAACATTCCGAATGAGGTCGTTAAACTTAAGACTAAAACAACAAACCGCCCCGGAAAAGCAGTTCAACGgcgtatttcgatgtttgaaaatatgtcTGACAAACAGAATATTCCAACTAACGGATTGAAATCACAACCAAAG TTTCAGAATGAAGTTGAAAAGACAAACAAATTCATTGAAGAATGTTTTGCCGACAAGACGAAGTGTCCGTTCGACGGTCGACTGAGACGACTTAACAAGACGGAAATAGACCACATAATTGCATTTTGCGATGGTGTTCAAATTCAGAAAGGGAGATTTGCAGATGATTTGTGTGGGTCAGTCCACTTCAACTCAAAAAGTCTTCCAGGACTTAATATCCCTGTTGCATTAAAAGACATACAGACCAAGAATGTCGACGCAAAAAACTCAATGAAGAATGAAGAAATGGCAGCAATTCTACGACATTTCGCGGTTGTGCCAACTTTTGCAAAGTATAAAAGTCCAGATGAAAACAGAATATGTTTCTTGTCAGCATTTATGATAAATGGTGACTTGGAAGAAGTTTTAAAAGATGATAATGTTCGTGCTATACGTCGTGAAAGCATTATTCTTTCTCGGAAGCTCCGGACTAAAATCATGTTACAAATTGCTCAAGGTATTGCGTTTCTGCACTCGTCCACAGAAAACAAAAAGGGTCTGCTACATCTTGATATAAAATCGGCAAATATATTCCTCGACTCAAAATTCAACGCTCGGATTGGAGACTTCGGAAATGCACGCGAGGTGAAAagtctgaaaaacaaacaaaaacctgAGTGTGACAGTTATTATGGAACACATGGATATTTACCAGAAAAGATATCAACAATCTCGAAGGAACTAGACTATTTTGCCTTTGGTGTTACAATGTTGGAGTTGCTAACTGGTGAAAACCCTTGCAGTGTTGATTTCGGTCAATACTGTCAAATTCGATTGGAACAGTGTCGTAAAATAGAACAAATTGTTGAGCAGCTACAGGATACCTTGCAAAAGGGAGATCGTCGCCAAAGCTTGTGCAgtacaaaatgcaaaacacGAATAAACAATGTAACTGttcataaaattgtaaaatcTGCAATTGCAACTCTAAACTGTTcctgtgatgatgatgataatacgTGCATTGAAAAGCAATGTCGAAACATGATGTCAGAAACACATGAAGAAATCATGACAAACAATATGTGTGAAAGTTGTTTGGAATTTAAACAAGGTATAAAAACAAGCATTTCCGATCTTGAAAAACTCAAAGAAAAGTTATTATGTAGAAGCAGTCATCCTGAATGGCTTAGAGATCTTAAGGATAATGAAGAACTCTGCAAATGTTTTCATGGCAAAATGCATCGATTTTTTAAGTGGAAGATCAATAAAAATGAGATAGATATTGCACTCAACTGTCTCAAAGTAGTTTCATCTCAaagcaatttttcatttcaaaacgaTGTGGTTTCCAAACATTTGAACATTGTCAGGAAAAAAGATTTGTGTCGCTGGAACAAACCACCAGGTGACAACTGTgagatatgtttaataaatccGAGAATGTCATATTCAATAGACAGCGAAATGTTCGTTCATACAAAATCATGTGTGTCTCACATTATTGTCTGCAGTGAATGCGCCAATAGTCATTACCTTAACCCAGTTGAGTGTCATTCTTGCGACGATGGTCATCCGCTAACTTCTGGGCAAAATACAGCCGTAATTTGCATCGCTGGCGGGGGGGAAGGAGCAGATATCTTCCTAAATGATGCAATTAAAGTTAAACAAACGTTTCAAGACATGTTTAATTCACCCGACAAATACCATTTTCTAATCAAACCAAATGAAGAAACATATCGGAAAAGATTAAAGCGTGAAATTGAAGGGATTAACGAAAATGAAGATATATCCACCTTAATATTTTTCTATTCAGGACACGGGTCGCCAGAAAAGCTAGAGCCTTCTAACAAAGAAGTAATCACAAAAGACAAATTTGAAACATACCTTAAGAGGTTGCATTATGTCAGTAAGGTGTTCTCTTATTTTGACTGTTGCTTTCCATTTACAATCAACGGGAGTATGCAAAAGAGTGACTCTGAGAAAAGCTCTGTGAAAAGCTCTGAGAAAAACTTTAAGAAAAGCTCTGAGAAAAGCTCTAAGAAAAGCTCTGTGAAAAGCTTTCAATACAAGGCAGCCACCAATTCCACTGCGTGTAGTGTTTTGGAGGAAATGAAACAGAGTGTCTTTACAACGCTTTTTCTGCAAGCATTGAAGCTGAATAcggaaaaaataaattgcttcCATGTAAAAGATTGTAAAGTTTGCATTCGATATAAAGAAAAGTTCATGGATAAGCTTTGCTACGTAGACTCTGACGACATTTTCAGTTATATAGAAGATCATAGAGTCCAAGGCGTGGACTTTACTCCTTCAAAGGCAACGACAGGGGGTGAAGTAATAAAGGAAGATAGGCTGTTTGTTCCAGCAAATAAACTTGTTAAATTGCAAGTGCGGTTGATATTGCCTAAACAAAACATAGAGAGAGATGAATTAAACAGCGATGAATATAGATATGTCAACCCCAGATTGGAATTTAATGACATACGCATTGGTCTATTCAAAGACATGTTCGGAAAAGATATCGGAGAAGACTTACACGAATACGCAGATGTCTTGTCTATTAAAGTTGCAGCGACAGGCAATGAATGTTTGAGTAGTAAGGATTTGTTTGAGATTTGGACCTCAAAGCGGCTTGTTGATGTTTCCCTTCGCAAGAACGACGATATTGAAGAAGGCCGTATTGGAATATTCATAGAAGTAGAcgaacaaaaaaaacaccaagATGGAATTGAATTGGTTCTccaacatttgtttaatagttCGTATAGTCCTTTCCATGACCTTTCATCGTACTTGAAACAAAGAGATGATTTCGAACAGACCAGTATTACACTGACTGTTCCATACAACTATTGTAAATTCGTTTGTTTCGAACTGAAAAATTGGAAGCGTTGA